In one window of Verrucomicrobiia bacterium DNA:
- a CDS encoding LamG domain-containing protein, with product MSTRTNLVLPARPVSVTLLQWGRVAVFICCLLSTSSSVWGQYTPPTTGLVGWWRGEGNANDSAGGHNGTLLDGVGFDTGLFGQAFSFAGTANRVYIPDSPDFKLTNSLTISAWIFIKANCWHVLERSGGQSGTSRYGLTVDDAGGMSFGISTATTGDSLTTPIEYNKWKQVTATLDGATGEMRIYIDGAVAAQKTTTLRPAADIDPSQQPGIGIGNSPVSGGFPFIGLIDEVVLGLWQNLWAKMALRPVPESSSDWDELAHPALARAILSFSLWTMACRASDIALVEWLLHHRTGISGRFCLENGAVLIPTARWQPTNSAHEA from the coding sequence ATGAGCACACGAACGAACCTCGTTCTCCCCGCCCGACCGGTATCGGTAACCCTGCTTCAATGGGGCCGCGTTGCAGTGTTCATTTGCTGCCTGCTTAGCACTTCATCGTCAGTCTGGGGGCAGTACACGCCCCCAACAACCGGCCTGGTAGGTTGGTGGCGAGGGGAAGGAAACGCAAACGACAGCGCTGGCGGGCACAACGGCACTCTGTTGGATGGTGTTGGTTTCGACACAGGTCTTTTTGGCCAAGCTTTTAGTTTCGCGGGCACAGCGAATCGCGTTTATATCCCAGACAGCCCGGATTTTAAACTGACAAATTCATTGACCATAAGCGCATGGATTTTCATCAAGGCCAATTGCTGGCATGTGTTGGAGAGGTCGGGAGGCCAGTCAGGAACGTCTCGCTACGGTCTCACGGTGGATGATGCTGGCGGTATGTCCTTTGGCATCTCCACGGCTACCACCGGGGACTCGTTGACTACCCCGATCGAGTATAATAAATGGAAGCAGGTCACCGCCACGCTCGATGGAGCAACTGGGGAGATGCGAATCTACATCGACGGCGCGGTGGCCGCCCAGAAGACCACCACTTTGAGGCCGGCTGCCGATATTGATCCCTCGCAACAACCGGGCATCGGGATCGGAAACAGCCCCGTGAGCGGTGGATTTCCATTTATTGGATTGATCGATGAAGTAGTTTTGGGTCTGTGGCAGAATTTGTGGGCCAAAATGGCACTACGGCCCGTGCCCGAGTCGTCTTCGGACTGGGACGAGTTGGCACACCCGGCGCTGGCGCGTGCAATTCTGAGTTTTTCGCTTTGGACCATGGCTTGCAGGGCATCCGATATCGCTCTGGTCGAGTGGTTACTACATCATCGGACAGGCATTTCAGGCCGGTTTTGCCTGGAA